A genome region from Danio aesculapii chromosome 2, fDanAes4.1, whole genome shotgun sequence includes the following:
- the rpe65a gene encoding retinoid isomerohydrolase has product MVSRFEHPAGGYKKIFETVEEMNEPLPATVTGRIPSFIKGSLLRLGPGLFEAGAEPFYHLFDGQALMHKFDFSNGQVTYFRKFVKTDAYVRAVTEKRVVITEFGTCAYPDPCKNIFSRFFSYFKGVEVTDNCLVNVYPIGEDFYAVTETNYITKVNVDTLETLKKVDMCNYVNINGVTAHPHIERDGTVYNIGNCMGKGASLAYNIVRIPPTQKDKSDPIEKSKVVVQFPSAERFKPSYVHSFGMTENYFVFVETPVKINLLKFLSAWSIRGSNYMDCFESDEEKGTWIHIARKHPGEYIDYKFRTSAMGLFHHINCYEDSGFIVFDLCAWKGFEFVYNYLWLANLRANWEEVKRNAMIAPQPEVRRYVIPLDPFREEQGKNLISLPYTTATATMRADGTIWLEPEVLFSGPRQAFEFPQINYKMVNAKNYTYAYGLGLNHFVPDRICKLNVRTKETWVWQEPDSYPSEPLFVQTPDGVDEDDGILMTIVVSPGAQRPTYCLILNAKDLSEIARAEVEILTPVTFHGMYKP; this is encoded by the exons GACGCATCCCGTCCTTTATAAAGGGCAGTCTGCTGCGTTTGGGTCCCGGCCTGTTTGAGGCAGGAGCTGAGCCGTTTTACCATCTGTTTGACGGGCAGGCGCTCATGCACAAGTTTGACTTCAGCAACGGACAGGTCACTTATTTCCGCAA GTTTGTGAAAACAGATGCGTATGTGCGCGCCGTAACAGAGAAACGGGTGGTCATCACGGAGTTCGGGACCTGTGCGTATCCAGATCCCTGCAAGAACATCTTCTCCAG GTTCTTCTCGTATTTTAAAGGCGTTGAGGTGACGGACAACTGCCTGGTGAACGTTTATCCTATTGGGGAGGACTTTTATGCCGTCACAGAGACTAATTACATCACTAAAGTTAACGTGGACACTTTGGAAACACTGAAAAAG GTTGATATGTGTAATTATGTAAACATCAATGGAGTCACGGCGCATCCTCACATCGAGAGAGACGGGACGGTCTACAACATTGGAAACTGCATGGGCAAAGGAGCGTCGCTGGCCTACAATATCGTCCGAATCCCTCCTACACAAAAGG ACAAATCTGACCCCATTGAAAAGTCCAAGGTGGTGGTGCAGTTCCCAAGTGCTGAGAGGTTCAAGCCATCCTATGTGCACAG TTTTGGGATGACGGAGAATTACTTTGTCTTTGTGGAGACACCTGTGAAAATCAACCTGCTGAAGTTTCTGAGCGCCTGGAGCATCAGAGGATCCAACTATATGGACTGCTTCGAGTCGGATGAAGAGAAAGGC ACCTGGATACACATTGCGAGGAAACACCCAGGAGAGTACATTGACTATAAGTTCAGGACCTCAGCGATGGGTCTTTTCCATCACATCAACTGCTATGAAGATTCAGGGTTCATCGTGTTTGACCTGTGTGCCTGGAAAGG CTTTGAGTTTGTCTACAACTATCTGTGGCTGGCAAACCTCCGTGCCAACTGGGAAGAGGTTAAAAGAAATGCCATGATCGCCCCGCAGCCCGAAGTCAGGAGATACGTCATTCCTCTGGATCCCTtcagg GAGGAGCAGGGCAAAAACTTGATCTCTCTGCCCTACACCACAGCCACTGCAACAATGCGTGCGGACGGGACCATCTGGCTCGAACCCGAGGTGCTTTTCTCTGGCCCACGTCAAG CTTTCGAGTTTCCTCAGATCAACTACAAAATGGTCAATGCGAAGAATTACACATATGCCTATGGACTGGGACTCAACCATTTCGTCCCTGACAGG ATTTGCAAGCTGAATGTGAGGACTAAGGAGACCTGGGTATGGCAGGAGCCTGACTCGTACCCTTCGGAGCCGCTGTTTGTACAGACTCCTGACGGAGTGGATGAGGACGATG GTATCCTCATGACAATCGTGGTGTCTCCTGGAGCCCAGAGACCAACATACTGCCTGATCCTGAATGCTAAGGATCTGTCGGAGATCGCCAGAGCAGAAGTGGAAATCCTGACTCCGGTCACTTTCCATGGGATGTACAAACCATAA